The genome window ctggACAACTGGTGCAATAGCTGAAACTACATTGCAGCTGTGAAGGGGAGTAAAAGAGAGGAAGAAGGGTTAGTAGGCCTCTGGGATAGATTGTTGGAGGATGCATGGTTGTCAAGTATTTCAAGAAAGCTTTATGGAAGCTTTTTCCGCACACAACAGAGAGAAACAGTTGAAAACTCTTTCAaagattttttatatttttttagtgtGGGTGTATGTGCGTGTGTTTGTATATGTGTTTATGTGGGTATACGTGTAATAGATAAGCAGGCATGGGTCTGTATGAGATTCTCAGCTTACAATACAGTCTACAAAAAAAGAACGAAGTGCAAGGTCGTAGAATCATTTTATTATGAACTGCAACAATCGCTCCGATTACAGCATAATAACATGTGTTATTACATTTGTAGTTGTAATACACAAACCTAAAATAATGAGACTAAAACACCCAATAATTTTACTTGTGCTTTTCATGTAAGCATGCAGAATGTTATAGCTTTTTGATGCTCCACTAAGCAATCATACCTCTCTCAGCCTGAaaagtgtatttaaaaaaaacatttctacttTAATTTCTGTAACCTGAAACAGCCAGGCTTGTCTTGCTTGTAATTGAGAGACAAATGTAATTTGGTAGTAGCCTTCTTTCATGCTTCTGACTAgcagtggagggggggggggtgtattctccagaaaagaaaacaccatCCAGTcataaaaattactttaaaccaTAGGAATGTTTCAAACTATAACTTTTTCAAACCTTAGTTATTTTGGTAACCAGTCTATCCCTAATATTAATATGCAAATATATAAAGATTTCCATGAATATACGTACAACTTGATACCTTATCTGAAGAATTATGCTGCTTCGCATTGCCACCTTCTTTACAACTGTGACCTCAGTGACCCATACAATACCCTGATCAGTATTATCTTTCTGATAACAGTTGATTTATCCCAATCTATTTGTTTCTAGGAAGCTTATGTGCAGAAGATGGTGAAGGTTTGCAATGCCTCAGACCGCTGGAGTCTTATCTCACTCTCCAACAACCACGGCAAAAACGTGGAGCTGAAGTTCGTGGACTCTCTTCGCCGGCAGTTTGAGTTCAGCGTGGACTCTTTCCAGATCCGCCTGGACTCCCTGCTCCTCTTCTACGAGTGCTCCGAACACCCCATGGCCGACACCTTCCACCCGACGATCATCGGCGAAAGCGTCTACGGAGATTTCCCCACCGCCCTAGACCACCTGCGCAAGCGGCTCATCTGCACCCGGAGCCCGGAGGAGATCCGCGGCGGTGGCTTGCTCAAgtactgccacctgctggtaCGCGGTTTTAGCGCGGCGTCGGACAGCGAGATGAAACTGCTGCAGCGGTACATGTGCTCCCGCTTCTTCATAGATTTCCCCGACGTGGGCGAGCAgcggaggaagctggaatcctACCTGCAGAACCACTTCGTTGACCTGGAGGAGAGGAAGTATGACTATTTGGCCACGCTGTACAATGTCGTGCAGGAGAGCACGGTGTGCTTGATGGGACACGAGAGACGTCAGACGCTCAGCCTCATTTCGTCGCTGGCACTTCGAGTGTTAGCCGAGCAGAACGCCATCCTCAACGCTGCAAATGTCACCTGCTT of Fundulus heteroclitus isolate FHET01 chromosome 15, MU-UCD_Fhet_4.1, whole genome shotgun sequence contains these proteins:
- the LOC105930577 gene encoding terminal nucleotidyltransferase 5A → MDESVECAAGNSCTDADSVSLSVLNWEQVQRLDAILTGSIPIHGRWSFPTLEVKPRDIVNVVRSRMEEKRIHVREVRLNGSAASYVLHEDSGLGWKDLDLIFCADLKGELEFQLVKELVLDSLLDFLPAGVNKEKITPLTLKEAYVQKMVKVCNASDRWSLISLSNNHGKNVELKFVDSLRRQFEFSVDSFQIRLDSLLLFYECSEHPMADTFHPTIIGESVYGDFPTALDHLRKRLICTRSPEEIRGGGLLKYCHLLVRGFSAASDSEMKLLQRYMCSRFFIDFPDVGEQRRKLESYLQNHFVDLEERKYDYLATLYNVVQESTVCLMGHERRQTLSLISSLALRVLAEQNAILNAANVTCFYQPAPYVSDGNFSNYYVAQVQPVYSCPPSHPQQYFAPLQNSWYAAWMPCN